In the genome of Chiroxiphia lanceolata isolate bChiLan1 chromosome 5, bChiLan1.pri, whole genome shotgun sequence, the window GTTTGCTCCCGACTACCCTCGGAgtatttccctctctccttctaTTTCCAGGGTTGCAACTtactctgccttttctttttttttttcctcccctcttttgAATTGCTTCATGTTACTAATCATTCCTAAATTGTAAGAAAGATTaattccccctcctcttccaccaccaccagcaccactACCaccatcacctcctcctcctcctccttctccccttctcttctcctttttggCAGCACCAGGACGTCCGGTGTGGTGGTGGCAGcgagcagcaaaagcagcaagagCTCGTTTTGATTCCTCCCCTTCCAAGGTGCTTTGGAGAGACTGGTTTcaggctgagcagcagaaatCACGATGAGTGCACAAGGTGAGGGACCCGGTCAGCCTTCCACTGCTGCCCAAGATCAACCTGCAACCGCAGAGCTTCAGAAGAGAGGACGAGGCAGACCcaggaaacaaacagaagtCAGTATCGTATAAATACGTAGAGACGTAGATCTGTAGTGTTGTAGGCATGTACATGTACGTATTGTGCTGCAAATGAAGCAGTCCTGGCGACGGGGTGGGGGGCTTTGTTGTGTGCTGCTTCCCGGCGAGGTGGTGCAGAGGCGTAGCGAGGGGCTCCGCCGGGCGCTCTGGCGGGGAGACCCTGGGGCCCGAAGCGGCGAGGCGCTGCCTGCTCGTGGCTGAGCCTCGGAGCCTCCTCGGGACTTTCACTATTGTGCAGGGAGCGAGCTGGGGCTTTTCAATGTAAATGGGGAACATGGAGCAGCACGGCTCCGACCAACCAGCGTTCGCTGGGTCATTTCGAGCTGATTTTGAAATTGCGAAAGCGAGGAACAAGGAACGGGGCTCTCCTGTCCCTTCTCTCTCAGCCCTCGCAATAGCTCAGTccgtgcgtgtgtgtgtgtgcgtgcatgTGCGTGTGTCGGGTCCCACCGGGCGCTGCTGCCGCCTCCGATCTTGACCAGCCCAGCCCCTGACTGCCCCTAgatcctggggctggggggagaggagggtgtCTAGAAAGTCGCATAGGTTTTTTCgcctccccccccgccccccggcTTTCCCCCCTTCCTCATCTCCCTCCCTCGCCCCGTCATCGTATGCAGAGGTGCCCCCGTTGTCGATGGAGGTGGGGGAAGTAGCCGGAGGAGGCTTGCCCTGCTTTTGCAACACCTTTTGCCTTTGCTTCGGCGGTTTTGCAGGAAGGTCGAGGCGACGGGAGCGCTTGTCGGGTGTCTGGGTGCGGGGAGCTCCTTCCCATCCGCACCCACAGCCTCCTCCCGGGCCCCGAAAGGGACGCGCTGGGTTTCTCTTTTTGACTTGCAAGACCTGAATCCACGCTAAGGTTGCTAGATCCGTGCATTATTCCCACacccctcttccccccaccaccttcccttcctttcccgAAGTACCATTGTCGCATCGTTTGGAGCTGCCGGGCCGCGCTCAGCCCCCGCCGCGGGGTGAGGGGCCCGGCGGGAGCCTCCGCGCTCTGCAGCCCCTCCGGCGGCGCCGCCGAAGGGGGATTTTGCCTGCGGATGCAACCAATTAATTCCCGCAGCTCGGCGGGAGCAGCGCGAAGCCGCCCGCAGccttttccctgcctctctcGGAAGTCACGATTGAGGAGTAGGGTTGTCCACGGAGCTCATTTTAAAGCGAGCTTCCGCGGGCTTTAAACATGTTTACTCCCATTCATTTGGCATCAGCCCCACTGCCACGAGAACCTTCGAGGAGCTCGAAGCACggagggagctgaggagcagagccGGTAGCCGGGGGAAACCGTCGGCTTtacttccccccaccccccatccCCCGCTCCGATATGGTCCTGTAAATTGCACAGAAAGTACTGTTTGGAAGGCCATAAAAGGGGAGACCCTAGTTTTCTCGCTCTGCTGTCGGTGACACTCCACCGAACCGACTGCGGGCTCTGTCCCCCTTCCCGCTTCACCCTCTGGCTGCCCTCGCTCAGCCTCGGCAGCCGGCACCCTCCGGCCCTGCGGACTTGCACCAGGggtctcttttcttttcttttattttcttttctttttttttttttttgtattctttattttatttttttttctcctatagCATTTGAATGtatggaagcaaaaaaaaagcgCGTCTCCTTCAACGTGCTCAGCCCAGATGTGCAGTGCTTGCGAGGCTCACCACTGAGCTGGAGCACTTGGGGAGTCCTCTCACCAGCCTCCCCTTAACCTACCTGGGAATTATAAAAGCTGAAGGGGTTTAAACTGGTTTAAGTTAGCAAACTGCATTTAATTACTTTTACCACATCCTGTAACCTGAATGAAATGTATAATATTTAAGACTGGAAGAGTTTTATAGTGTTTATGATTCACTGAATAAATATTTGGAATCCGAACTCTTAGTAATTCATACCCAGTTTTAAGAACTGGATATTTACTGTCAGGCAAAGGAACTAGTTAAGAAAATAGCTAAAATAATCAGTGTTTCTGTCAACTCATCTTAGagttggggttttgtttcagatttttctttggtttctttggcttactattttcatatttgaagAAActtttacatttgcattttaatacaaattaattatttttagaatagGTGTGAATATAATGCCAACTGCAgaacaacagaacaaaaatccCCCCTCCCCAATATTTGTGGCCTTGAGGGAGAAATAGTCTCAGCTTACTTTACAGTAATCCggtatttaactttttttcccaaagaaagtTTGTGCTACAAGTTATAATTTTATCTTGCTATTATGAAATGCAATTGCAATTAAATGGGTAACTATTATTTGGTGAATAACAATTCTTATATGAGGGAAATCATAgctatctttaaaaaaatgtgtttcctcCTATAATTTACGTTAGAATATACAaacttttcaaagtttttttatGTGATTATAAGGGAAGTTGAACTCTTTTATTGTGcaaaaatgtgggttttttttacctggaattgtttaatttttcatgttgcaTTTTTAGTATTATGTTATTTATACTATTAATTCATATGTTTTAAGCAACTTCTGTTATAGTTTATCCTTCAAATCTTCTGGGTTAGTTGTTGCCTTTTGCCACAATAGcatgttttcctgtgtttaggAGCCAACTGGTGAACCATCTCCTAAAAGACCAAGAGGAAGACccaaaggaagcaaaaataagAGTCCCTCTAAAGCAGCTCAGAAGGTGAGACTATTAAAGGGAAAGAGTTACTAATGCTGTTTTTTCAACAGCTGGTAGGAAAAAATCTAATAATTTAGGCTGTGAACTGTGAGATTGGAACCCTTTTAATAATGGAAGCTacataaaacatgaattttgcatttttaaaactagAATTAACATGAAGACCATAAGTACAGAACTTATAAGGGCATCTTGCTTTTTGAGTAGTGTACAGGTTAGTGAAATAACATAATGTATATGATGAGAAACCATTGAGATATCCTGTATCTAGTAAGGAAATCAATATTAAggatattattttcttcattaaaatttttgTAAGAGGAAGATTAATTTCTTGCCCACTTACAGTTGTTACTACTACAGACCAAATCTGTGTATTAAAGCTGAGTGCTTTGTCAAACATAGGTTAATTAGAGGTAAATCCAATTATGTGTTGATGGAAATA includes:
- the HMGA2 gene encoding high mobility group protein HMGI-C, which gives rise to MSAQGEGPGQPSTAAQDQPATAELQKRGRGRPRKQTEEPTGEPSPKRPRGRPKGSKNKSPSKAAQKGAEAAGEKRPRGRPRKWPQQVVQKKPGQEETEETSSQESAEED